In Methanorbis rubei, the DNA window AATCGTAGTTGACTGGCCGTAAGGTAAATCGGTAGCGACCGCATCAAAGCAGCCGTCAGGATATGGCATCCTCGTTGCATCCGCACGAACATACGCGCCGTTGGGCAGATTACTCCTGCATCCGTCAAGCATCTCGGGATCATAATCACTGCCGATGGATACAACACCCATCAGTTCAGTCTCAAGCAGCATGCCTCCCGTGCCGCAGAACGGATCGCACAACAGTTCTCCCGGCATAACATGCGTCAGGTTCACCATTGTTCTTGCCATCAGGGGCATCATAACTCCCGGATGGAAGAAGGCCCGTCTCTGCGGATTACGGTAGGCATAAGATCCCCGGTCAATGGTGTAGAGAACCTTGCCGAGGAAACACCGGTTATCGGTAAAGAGCGCACGATATTCGACCTCAGGATTGCTGAGGCACACGGTTCCGTGTATGCTCTTTCCCATCATGCGTTCCAGCTCAAGCTGGGACGCATCTACGGTGGAAGGATGAATCTTTCTGACTCTGCAGGCAAAGGGTCGGTCGGCAGTAATATTCAGCTGTGTTAACAGCTCCTGTAAAGCACTGCTTGTCCCGTCGCATTCGCCAATCAGCTCCATGACTACATGGGTCTGTGCGAGTCGTGTTGTCGTCTCCGGA includes these proteins:
- a CDS encoding methyltransferase domain-containing protein; this translates as MNLLFELSGENTSLAIAEIACVGTVTRTATGTAIAEVEHPETTTRLAQTHVVMELIGECDGTSSALQELLTQLNITADRPFACRVRKIHPSTVDASQLELERMMGKSIHGTVCLSNPEVEYRALFTDNRCFLGKVLYTIDRGSYAYRNPQRRAFFHPGVMMPLMARTMVNLTHVMPGELLCDPFCGTGGMLLETELMGVVSIGSDYDPEMLDGCRSNLPNGAYVRADATRMPYPDGCFDAVATDLPYGQSTTIGADSLDTLYVESLREIRRILKKGGRAVIVTHRDIRGLTNGLFEVSGYYEQRVHKSLTRRILVLC